The following coding sequences are from one Bacteroidales bacterium WCE2008 window:
- a CDS encoding iron complex transport system substrate-binding protein: MRRFALIVAAIVAVAGCRGPKQGTGMSGKMDYANYFEVIDGGVVTVSPYDESCDTLLIDKPLSNIICMSTSYIAYLSAAGAADCVGGVSGIGYVSDTTVLRRYFGNLKEGERPVYDVGYDSALDYERVVSMQPDLFVTYTVSSVEPQYISKLKSLGVPVLVLYEHLEDHPLARAEYVKLFGALTGRYEQACEYFAAESEAYNSLVTEGDAGVLMNIPYGDQWFIPGGDNYMSRLVHDAGGKVLGAKEGESSSRVISIEEAYVLAGQADYWLNPGWCKTKADLEGVNPVFSKFGITRIYNNTRRETPAGGNDFWESGCVHPSMILEDLVSIFNGRDTLFHYYVKVD, encoded by the coding sequence ATGAGACGATTTGCATTGATAGTTGCGGCTATTGTCGCCGTTGCCGGATGCCGTGGCCCGAAACAGGGGACCGGAATGTCCGGGAAGATGGACTATGCCAATTATTTTGAGGTGATTGATGGCGGTGTCGTCACTGTCTCCCCTTATGACGAAAGTTGCGATACTTTGCTGATTGATAAACCTTTATCGAATATCATCTGCATGTCGACTTCATATATTGCATATCTGTCTGCAGCCGGTGCGGCCGATTGCGTAGGAGGCGTTTCCGGAATCGGGTATGTTTCCGATACTACAGTACTTCGGCGGTATTTTGGAAATCTGAAAGAAGGGGAAAGACCTGTTTATGACGTGGGCTATGATTCTGCTCTGGACTATGAGAGAGTAGTTTCGATGCAGCCGGACCTTTTCGTGACCTATACTGTCTCGTCCGTCGAGCCTCAGTATATCTCCAAGCTGAAGTCTTTGGGCGTGCCTGTACTCGTGCTTTATGAGCATCTGGAGGACCATCCTCTCGCCAGGGCCGAGTATGTCAAGCTTTTCGGAGCGCTGACGGGCAGATATGAGCAGGCGTGCGAGTATTTTGCCGCCGAATCGGAGGCTTACAATTCCCTGGTCACCGAAGGCGATGCCGGAGTCCTTATGAACATCCCATACGGAGACCAGTGGTTCATCCCGGGAGGCGACAATTACATGAGCCGCCTGGTGCATGACGCCGGCGGAAAAGTTCTGGGCGCTAAGGAAGGGGAGTCCTCCTCAAGAGTCATTTCAATAGAAGAAGCCTATGTTCTTGCCGGTCAGGCTGATTACTGGCTGAATCCGGGCTGGTGCAAGACAAAGGCCGACCTGGAGGGCGTCAATCCCGTATTCTCCAAGTTCGGCATAACCCGCATATACAACAACACCCGCAGGGAAACTCCCGCGGGCGGTAATGATTTCTGGGAATCAGGCTGCGTGCATCCGTCCATGATACTGGAAGACCTGGTGTCTATATTCAACGGACGAGATACGCTATTCCATTATTACGTTAAAGTCGACTGA
- a CDS encoding Outer membrane protein beta-barrel domain-containing protein produces the protein MKLNLKLCAAFIAGLLISINSFSQARLAIGGISSDNYLSSFNLTEKLESDYGAYIGILGDLRLGANSKMYLETGALYGYVGLEKKTASEEIHTINVPLRLKYKTPVTEEGDFFFFGGARAQYGISARMKEKNLSWSMYDEAFPYGCLNRMDVKVGFGCGIAVSMLEIRLGYEWGLMDQTTDDVIHLKVNQFFVGVAFNL, from the coding sequence ATGAAACTTAATCTTAAATTATGTGCAGCATTTATTGCTGGACTGCTGATTTCAATCAATTCTTTTTCACAGGCGAGACTCGCCATAGGTGGTATTTCCTCCGATAACTATTTATCATCCTTTAACTTGACTGAAAAGCTGGAAAGCGATTATGGAGCCTATATCGGAATCCTTGGCGATCTCAGGCTTGGCGCGAATTCCAAGATGTATCTTGAAACAGGTGCTCTGTATGGATATGTAGGTCTGGAGAAAAAGACTGCATCCGAGGAGATTCATACCATCAACGTCCCTCTAAGACTCAAGTATAAGACTCCTGTTACAGAAGAGGGCGATTTCTTCTTCTTCGGCGGTGCAAGGGCCCAGTATGGCATTTCGGCCAGGATGAAAGAAAAGAACCTTTCCTGGAGTATGTATGACGAGGCTTTCCCTTATGGATGTCTGAATCGTATGGATGTCAAGGTCGGATTCGGCTGTGGTATTGCCGTTTCCATGCTGGAAATCAGGCTGGGATATGAATGGGGGCTGATGGATCAGACAACGGACGATGTAATCCATCTCAAGGTGAACCAGTTCTTCGTGGGTGTGGCCTTCAATCTTTAA
- a CDS encoding anthranilate synthase, component II, producing the protein MKKNIALIDNYDSFTYNLAHLVKELGAKVTVFRNDQFTLGQLEPFDKILLSPGPGIPSESGLLLDVIKEYASRKPILGVCLGEQAIGEFFGAKLTNLSKVFHGVQKPVKFLNPKGNYLFKGLPEWIPVGRYHSWVVDREGFPDCLEITAISEENYIMGLRHREFDVQGVQFHPESVLTPNGREILRNWLRH; encoded by the coding sequence ATGAAAAAGAATATCGCTCTTATAGATAATTACGACTCGTTTACCTACAACCTTGCACATCTCGTAAAAGAGCTGGGAGCCAAGGTTACGGTATTCAGAAACGATCAGTTCACCCTCGGCCAGCTTGAGCCGTTCGACAAGATCCTGCTTTCTCCGGGTCCTGGCATACCTTCCGAATCGGGGCTTCTGCTGGATGTCATAAAGGAATATGCCTCCAGGAAACCGATTCTCGGAGTCTGCCTCGGCGAGCAGGCGATCGGAGAGTTCTTCGGAGCCAAGCTGACCAACCTCAGCAAGGTTTTCCACGGAGTCCAGAAACCTGTGAAATTTCTCAATCCTAAGGGAAACTATCTCTTCAAAGGTCTTCCGGAATGGATACCAGTAGGAAGGTACCACTCCTGGGTGGTGGACAGGGAAGGATTCCCGGACTGCCTGGAGATCACGGCTATCAGCGAAGAGAACTATATCATGGGCCTTAGGCATCGCGAATTCGATGTGCAGGGGGTGCAGTTCCACCCGGAGTCCGTACTTACTCCGAACGGAAGAGAAATATTACGTAACTGGTTAAGACATTAA
- a CDS encoding indole-3-glycerol phosphate synthase: MKDILSDIIADKRLEIASRMKEMPVEQLRELALAAPCSCRSMSRALASSGSGIIAEFKRKSPSRGWIHEDAAPLDVIPGYSAAGASAISILTDRKYFGGELEYIRQVRNEIDVPILRKDFIISEYQLLQARLYGADAVLLIAACLGREECSGLVRKAHELGLEVLLEIHSEEELAYVGEDVDMVGINNRNLGTFVTDVRNSFRLAEALKAAAGRCSRMPMLVSESGISDPSTVRELRDAGFRGFLMGENFMKSDKPAEALAEFIACL; the protein is encoded by the coding sequence ATGAAAGATATTCTCTCAGATATCATTGCCGACAAGCGTCTCGAAATCGCATCCCGGATGAAGGAGATGCCGGTCGAGCAGTTGCGTGAGCTGGCTCTCGCGGCTCCATGTTCCTGTCGCAGCATGAGCCGAGCCCTGGCCTCGTCCGGAAGCGGGATAATCGCCGAGTTCAAGCGCAAGTCGCCTTCCAGGGGCTGGATCCATGAAGACGCGGCTCCATTGGATGTGATTCCCGGCTATTCTGCCGCCGGAGCATCAGCAATCTCGATACTGACTGACCGGAAGTACTTCGGCGGAGAACTGGAGTATATCCGTCAGGTCCGGAATGAGATAGATGTCCCGATTCTCCGTAAGGATTTCATAATCAGTGAGTATCAGCTTCTTCAGGCCAGGCTGTACGGAGCCGATGCCGTGCTTCTGATAGCCGCATGCCTTGGCCGTGAGGAATGCTCCGGCCTTGTCCGCAAGGCTCATGAACTGGGATTGGAAGTGCTTCTGGAGATCCATTCGGAGGAGGAACTGGCTTATGTCGGAGAGGATGTGGACATGGTCGGGATCAATAACCGTAATCTGGGCACTTTCGTGACAGACGTCCGTAATTCGTTCCGTCTGGCAGAGGCGTTGAAAGCGGCTGCGGGACGTTGCTCCCGTATGCCGATGCTGGTTTCGGAGAGCGGTATTTCAGATCCTTCGACTGTCCGGGAGTTGCGGGACGCCGGATTCAGGGGCTTCCTGATGGGCGAGAATTTCATGAAGTCGGACAAGCCGGCCGAAGCGTTGGCTGAATTCATTGCATGCTTATGA
- a CDS encoding Outer membrane protein beta-barrel domain-containing protein, with the protein MKQYLLKLSVATAFVLLSLISASAQKVGVVAGVNRLYSSEKFTLLPDSSPESGFYAGVLYDMPVTLDGLFLETGLKYHNLLNYNSNSVNFNGETVLSEKGSVTAHYLSAPLLAKYKLLLSDAFGIHFAAGPQFTYGVGGRIKGDVNVVGVKMSGSSDYFDGRKRFDTKLYLGAGFFYKDLELNVALQSGLLNQGKDGDKFFESELQLGLAYFF; encoded by the coding sequence ATGAAACAGTATTTATTGAAACTATCTGTTGCAACTGCTTTTGTTCTTCTTTCTCTTATCTCTGCTTCAGCCCAGAAAGTGGGTGTAGTTGCAGGAGTCAACAGGCTTTACAGTTCTGAAAAATTCACTCTTCTTCCTGACTCTTCTCCGGAATCCGGCTTTTATGCAGGGGTATTGTATGATATGCCTGTAACGTTAGACGGATTATTTCTTGAGACGGGTCTCAAGTATCACAATCTCTTGAATTACAACAGCAATAGCGTTAATTTCAATGGCGAAACAGTGTTGTCCGAGAAAGGAAGTGTTACCGCCCATTATCTGAGCGCCCCGTTACTTGCCAAGTATAAGTTGCTTCTTTCCGATGCCTTTGGAATCCATTTCGCCGCCGGACCTCAGTTTACTTATGGAGTAGGTGGTCGTATAAAAGGAGATGTGAACGTAGTGGGAGTAAAAATGAGTGGCTCGAGTGATTATTTCGACGGAAGAAAAAGATTTGATACCAAATTGTACCTTGGCGCAGGCTTTTTCTATAAGGATCTTGAGCTGAATGTAGCTCTTCAGTCAGGACTTCTTAATCAGGGGAAGGATGGGGATAAATTTTTTGAGTCTGAACTTCAGTTAGGTCTTGCTTATTTCTTCTAG
- a CDS encoding tryptophan synthase beta chain, which translates to MTYLADNEGYFGEFGGAYIPEILHGCVTELQDTYMKVIGSPEFRKEYMALLRDYVGRPSPLYLSEKLSQKYGIRLYLKREDLNHTGAHKINNTIGQILVARHMGKHRIIAETGAGQHGVATATVCALMGMDCVVYMGETDVRRQHVNVEKMKMLGATVVPVTSGNKTLKDATNEAIRDWCCHPAETFYIIGSTVGPHPYPDMVARLQSVISEEIKAQLLEKEGRDYPDRLIACIGGGSNAAGTIYHYIDDERVRIVLAEAGGLGVETGKTAATIALGKVGIIHGAKTYVIQSEDGQIEEPYSVSAGLDYPGIGPMHANLAKCHRAEVIPVNDDEALEAGVSLTRTEGIIPAIESAHALGVLPKIKFEKGEVVVLTLSGRGDKDLQTYLDYCSKK; encoded by the coding sequence ATGACATATCTTGCAGACAATGAAGGTTATTTCGGAGAATTCGGGGGCGCATATATCCCGGAGATACTCCACGGTTGTGTCACGGAACTCCAGGACACTTACATGAAGGTTATCGGGAGCCCTGAGTTCCGTAAGGAGTACATGGCCCTCCTAAGGGATTATGTAGGCCGCCCGTCGCCACTCTATCTTTCGGAGAAACTCTCGCAGAAGTACGGTATCCGCCTCTATCTCAAGAGAGAGGATCTCAATCACACCGGAGCCCATAAGATCAACAACACTATCGGTCAGATCCTGGTTGCCCGCCATATGGGAAAGCACAGGATCATCGCCGAGACAGGCGCTGGCCAGCATGGAGTCGCAACCGCGACCGTATGCGCCCTGATGGGCATGGACTGCGTCGTCTATATGGGCGAGACCGATGTCAGGAGACAGCATGTCAACGTAGAGAAGATGAAGATGCTCGGGGCGACGGTAGTGCCCGTGACTTCCGGCAACAAGACCCTCAAGGATGCGACCAACGAAGCTATCCGCGACTGGTGCTGCCATCCTGCCGAGACTTTCTATATAATCGGCTCAACCGTCGGCCCTCATCCATACCCGGACATGGTCGCCCGCCTTCAGTCTGTAATCAGCGAAGAGATAAAGGCCCAGCTTCTCGAAAAAGAGGGCAGGGACTATCCTGACCGCCTTATCGCCTGCATCGGAGGAGGCAGCAATGCCGCCGGGACGATATACCATTACATCGACGACGAAAGGGTCCGCATAGTCTTGGCAGAAGCCGGCGGACTGGGCGTCGAGACCGGCAAGACCGCCGCCACGATCGCCCTCGGAAAGGTCGGGATCATACATGGGGCCAAGACATATGTCATCCAGAGCGAGGATGGCCAGATCGAAGAGCCATACTCGGTCTCAGCAGGTCTTGACTATCCCGGCATCGGGCCTATGCATGCCAATCTGGCGAAATGCCACAGGGCCGAGGTCATCCCGGTCAACGATGACGAGGCTCTGGAGGCCGGAGTCTCCCTGACCAGGACTGAAGGAATCATCCCCGCTATCGAGAGCGCCCATGCTCTCGGAGTGTTGCCCAAGATAAAGTTCGAGAAAGGGGAAGTCGTCGTCCTGACGCTGTCCGGAAGGGGAGACAAGGATCTTCAGACCTATCTCGATTATTGTTCGAAAAAATAA
- a CDS encoding tryptophan synthase, alpha chain gives MNRIDELFADRPEGLLSIYFCAGTPTLDGTADVIRTLEREGVSMVEIGIPFSDPMADGPVIQDAATDALRNGMNLRLLFSQLKDIRRDVSIPLILMGYLNPIYKYGFRNFCASCRECGIDGVIIPDLPFRDYLEQYKPVADEYGIRMIMLITPETSEERIRLIDKYTDGFIYMVSSAATTGAQKDFNEAKLEYFRKIEAMHLKNCRMVGFGISNEATFRAACEYSSGGIIGSRFVTLLKEFGSAERAITELKKDIEFGAFTR, from the coding sequence ATGAACAGAATAGACGAACTTTTTGCAGACAGGCCTGAGGGTCTTCTTTCAATTTATTTCTGCGCCGGTACTCCGACGCTTGACGGAACTGCCGATGTCATCCGCACCCTGGAGAGGGAAGGGGTGAGCATGGTCGAGATAGGTATCCCTTTCAGCGATCCCATGGCTGACGGCCCGGTGATCCAGGATGCGGCGACAGATGCGCTCCGTAACGGTATGAATCTCCGGCTTCTTTTCAGCCAGCTGAAGGATATCCGCAGGGACGTCTCCATTCCTCTGATTCTGATGGGCTATCTCAATCCGATCTACAAGTATGGATTCCGCAATTTCTGCGCTTCTTGCAGGGAGTGCGGGATAGACGGGGTCATAATCCCAGATCTGCCTTTCAGGGATTATCTGGAGCAGTATAAGCCAGTGGCTGACGAGTATGGGATAAGGATGATAATGCTGATCACTCCAGAGACGTCCGAGGAGAGGATCCGTCTTATCGACAAGTATACAGACGGCTTCATCTATATGGTTTCTTCTGCTGCGACTACAGGTGCCCAGAAGGACTTCAATGAAGCCAAGCTGGAGTATTTCCGGAAGATCGAGGCGATGCATCTGAAAAACTGCCGGATGGTCGGTTTCGGTATCAGCAATGAAGCGACTTTCAGGGCTGCCTGCGAGTATTCTTCCGGAGGTATAATCGGAAGCCGTTTCGTGACTCTTTTGAAGGAGTTTGGAAGCGCGGAACGTGCTATTACTGAATTAAAAAAAGATATAGAATTTGGGGCGTTCACCCGATAA
- a CDS encoding anthranilate synthase component 1 codes for MKKYRFTTASRTVLGDIATPVGTYLRVRDMYAQSALMESSDYHGGENSRSFIGLCPVAKFSVNHGVAECYYPDGSVETREINSDYTVGVALSDYLKHFSVTGDGASYCGFFGYTSFNAVRYFENIPVKDSTEDANDAPDMLYIMYKYLIVFRGFKSEMMLVEMLSGDEKETLDQLESAVEKPVFRVYDFKAEGDVTSPLTDEQHKANISDCIAHCLRGDTFQVVISRRFEQKFSGDDFKLYRALRSINPSPYLFYFDFGGFRIFGSSPETHCRIENGRAYIDPIAGTARRTGDEKTDAENASKLKYDPKENAEHVMLVDLARNDLSRNCHDVKVEFFKQLQYYSHVIHLVSRVSGELDKGADPIKTFIDTFPAGTLSGAPKVRAMQIISELEPHNRGAYGGCVGFIGVDGSVNQAITIRTFVSRNGKLWFQAGGGITALSKEEDELQEVNNKLGALRKAIIRAEEK; via the coding sequence ATGAAAAAGTACAGATTCACAACAGCCAGCCGTACGGTTCTCGGCGACATCGCTACTCCGGTAGGAACTTATCTCAGAGTCCGCGACATGTATGCGCAGAGCGCTCTTATGGAGAGTTCCGACTATCATGGCGGCGAAAACAGCCGTTCCTTCATAGGACTCTGTCCGGTCGCAAAGTTCAGCGTCAATCACGGAGTCGCAGAATGCTACTATCCTGACGGCAGTGTCGAGACCCGTGAAATCAATTCCGATTATACAGTAGGAGTTGCTCTCAGTGATTATCTCAAGCATTTCTCTGTCACCGGAGACGGTGCTTCCTATTGCGGTTTCTTCGGATATACATCTTTCAACGCGGTCCGCTATTTCGAGAACATTCCGGTAAAGGACAGCACTGAGGATGCCAACGATGCCCCTGACATGCTTTATATCATGTATAAGTATCTCATCGTCTTCAGGGGATTCAAGAGCGAGATGATGCTTGTCGAGATGCTTTCCGGGGACGAGAAAGAGACTCTGGACCAGCTTGAAAGCGCCGTGGAGAAACCTGTGTTCAGGGTATATGATTTCAAGGCTGAAGGAGATGTAACTTCGCCTCTTACGGACGAGCAGCATAAGGCGAATATCTCGGACTGCATTGCGCATTGTCTCAGAGGCGATACCTTCCAGGTTGTAATCTCACGCCGTTTCGAGCAGAAGTTCAGCGGAGATGACTTCAAGCTCTACAGGGCTCTCCGCAGCATCAATCCGTCTCCATATCTGTTCTATTTCGACTTCGGAGGCTTCAGGATATTCGGTTCGTCCCCTGAGACCCACTGCCGGATAGAAAACGGCCGCGCATATATAGATCCGATTGCCGGTACCGCCCGCAGGACGGGAGATGAGAAGACAGATGCCGAGAATGCTTCAAAGCTGAAATATGATCCGAAAGAGAATGCCGAGCATGTAATGCTTGTGGATCTTGCGAGAAACGATCTCAGCCGCAACTGCCACGACGTCAAGGTAGAGTTCTTCAAGCAGCTCCAGTACTACAGCCATGTCATCCATCTTGTCAGCCGTGTAAGCGGAGAACTTGACAAAGGAGCAGATCCGATCAAGACATTCATCGATACTTTCCCTGCCGGAACTCTCTCCGGCGCCCCTAAAGTCCGTGCGATGCAGATAATCAGCGAACTTGAGCCTCACAACAGGGGTGCCTACGGAGGATGTGTCGGATTCATAGGGGTCGACGGCTCCGTCAACCAGGCGATCACAATCAGGACATTCGTAAGCCGTAACGGAAAACTCTGGTTCCAGGCCGGAGGCGGAATCACCGCCCTCAGCAAGGAAGAAGACGAACTTCAGGAGGTGAACAATAAGCTCGGCGCCCTCCGCAAGGCTATTATCCGTGCCGAAGAAAAATAG
- a CDS encoding arabinogalactan endo-1,4-beta-galactosidase: MTRIPLLLLCLAAVVACKGKSTGENDRIGDGSAFVLGADISWASEMESDGRTFRHYSGKEGDLVDILDDMGIDAVRLRVFVDPVGGWCGKDDVLSVAKRVSAAGMDLMVDFHYSDFFADPQRQDVPTAWKGLSLEEMAGKVASHTKDVLSALRKAGISVRWVQVGNETRNGMLWDTGRLWNDSSDIPGGWSNYARLSNAGYDAVKSVYPEASVIVHIDSYWTGEGRTDPWWYDSWWFEKFLDAGGKVDIIGLSHYPMTYPGLSWRQVNQLSINKIRLLSETYGRDVIVCEVGVIPAMGESAVECISDFMASARALDCCSGVFYWEPEVDGVWKPAIYNELGWGAYHMGAFDASGKPGPVMDAFVKK, translated from the coding sequence ATGACCAGAATTCCATTGTTATTGCTCTGTCTTGCCGCGGTCGTTGCGTGCAAGGGCAAATCCACCGGGGAAAACGACAGAATCGGGGACGGATCCGCTTTCGTGCTGGGAGCGGATATCAGCTGGGCTTCCGAGATGGAGTCCGATGGGCGGACTTTCCGTCATTATTCTGGTAAGGAAGGCGATCTTGTTGATATCCTGGATGATATGGGGATTGATGCCGTGCGTCTCCGGGTGTTCGTGGACCCTGTCGGAGGATGGTGCGGGAAGGATGACGTCCTTTCTGTAGCAAAAAGAGTCTCCGCCGCAGGCATGGACCTTATGGTCGATTTTCATTACAGCGATTTCTTTGCCGATCCCCAGAGGCAGGATGTTCCTACTGCTTGGAAAGGACTGTCGCTGGAAGAGATGGCCGGAAAGGTCGCGTCCCATACGAAGGATGTGCTTTCGGCACTCAGGAAAGCCGGAATATCTGTCCGGTGGGTGCAGGTCGGCAATGAGACCCGCAACGGCATGCTTTGGGATACGGGCAGACTCTGGAACGATTCCTCGGATATTCCCGGAGGCTGGAGTAATTACGCCCGACTCAGCAATGCCGGTTATGATGCGGTCAAGTCTGTCTATCCGGAGGCCTCGGTAATTGTGCATATAGACAGCTACTGGACAGGGGAGGGACGTACCGATCCATGGTGGTATGACTCCTGGTGGTTCGAGAAGTTTCTGGATGCCGGAGGAAAGGTTGATATCATCGGACTGTCTCATTATCCGATGACTTATCCCGGACTGTCATGGCGGCAGGTCAACCAGCTTTCCATCAATAAGATAAGACTTCTTTCGGAGACATACGGCCGCGATGTGATCGTCTGTGAGGTCGGCGTCATCCCGGCGATGGGGGAAAGCGCAGTCGAATGTATTTCTGATTTCATGGCTTCGGCAAGAGCTCTCGACTGCTGCTCCGGAGTCTTCTATTGGGAGCCGGAAGTCGATGGAGTATGGAAACCGGCCATATACAATGAATTAGGCTGGGGAGCATACCATATGGGCGCTTTCGATGCATCCGGCAAGCCCGGTCCCGTAATGGATGCTTTCGTGAAAAAATAG
- a CDS encoding Nitroreductase, with amino-acid sequence MNRFLQRLSDITKIHHRAAFIDVADRISPKKSEFLELAAKRYSCRSFRPAPVEQKMIDSILEAGRLAPTAVNRQPVHVWAIVDEEMRSRLTEATKYTFGAPVVFIIGADKKSAWVRKNDGKNSAEIDASIVCTHMMLEVADLGLGSTWVGSFDEEIVKKILPQTADYEVLALLPVGHPADGASANHDIRIEMEKFATII; translated from the coding sequence ATGAACCGTTTTCTTCAGCGCCTTAGCGACATTACAAAAATCCACCATCGCGCAGCATTCATAGATGTTGCTGACAGGATTTCCCCGAAAAAGTCGGAGTTTCTCGAGCTTGCAGCCAAGCGTTATTCATGCAGGTCTTTCAGGCCGGCTCCTGTCGAGCAAAAGATGATAGACAGTATCCTGGAAGCAGGACGCCTTGCTCCTACTGCCGTAAACAGACAGCCGGTCCATGTCTGGGCCATTGTTGACGAAGAAATGAGATCCAGGCTCACGGAAGCCACGAAATACACCTTCGGAGCCCCGGTGGTATTCATAATCGGAGCCGACAAGAAATCGGCCTGGGTAAGAAAAAATGACGGAAAGAACTCCGCGGAGATTGATGCGTCTATCGTATGTACCCATATGATGCTCGAGGTGGCCGATCTCGGACTGGGCTCTACCTGGGTAGGTTCGTTCGACGAAGAAATCGTCAAGAAGATACTGCCTCAGACAGCGGATTACGAGGTCCTGGCCCTTCTCCCTGTCGGACATCCGGCTGACGGAGCGTCTGCGAACCATGACATAAGGATTGAAATGGAGAAGTTTGCAACCATTATTTAG
- a CDS encoding anthranilate phosphoribosyltransferase, which yields MKTYLNKLLRHGELSADETRQILLDITEEKYPSEQIASLLAMLQFRGVTIDELIGFRQALMETRVPVDLAPYKPIDIVGTGGDGKNTFNISTCSCFVVAGAGYKVAKHGNYAATSVSGASTVMQQHGVVFKSDRDSLLRSIEECNMVYLHAQLFAKAMKFVGPVRKAVQFPTVFNLLGPVINPCQPSYQLLGVANLEQMRLYVNTLNRLGIRYAVVTSLDGYDEISLTSGFKIATTDYEHLYRPEDLGFKTVSQESLYGGDTPEKAAKIFDNVLENKATLAQTQAVIANSAVAIKVMEPQKRIEECISIARESLESGKALKCFRKFVEINR from the coding sequence ATGAAAACATATTTGAACAAGTTGCTCCGTCACGGAGAACTTTCAGCGGATGAAACCCGCCAGATTCTGCTCGATATCACAGAGGAAAAATACCCTTCAGAGCAGATTGCATCCCTGCTTGCCATGCTCCAGTTCAGGGGAGTGACAATCGACGAGCTCATAGGTTTCCGCCAGGCGCTTATGGAAACGAGAGTCCCTGTGGACCTCGCTCCGTATAAGCCTATAGACATAGTCGGGACAGGCGGCGACGGCAAGAATACTTTCAATATCTCCACCTGCTCATGTTTTGTTGTAGCCGGAGCGGGCTACAAGGTCGCAAAGCACGGCAACTACGCCGCTACTTCAGTCAGTGGGGCCAGCACGGTGATGCAACAGCACGGGGTAGTATTCAAAAGCGACAGGGACAGTCTTCTCCGCAGCATCGAGGAGTGCAATATGGTCTATCTCCATGCCCAGCTTTTCGCCAAGGCGATGAAATTCGTCGGGCCCGTGCGCAAGGCCGTGCAGTTCCCGACTGTATTCAACCTTCTCGGCCCGGTGATCAACCCTTGCCAGCCGTCTTACCAGCTGCTTGGAGTCGCCAATCTTGAGCAGATGAGGCTTTATGTCAACACTCTCAACCGCCTCGGAATCCGCTATGCCGTGGTGACAAGCCTCGACGGATATGACGAGATTTCCCTCACATCCGGATTCAAGATCGCCACGACTGACTATGAGCATCTCTACCGTCCGGAGGATCTTGGCTTCAAGACTGTGTCCCAGGAGTCTCTCTATGGAGGTGATACGCCGGAGAAGGCTGCAAAGATATTCGACAATGTCCTCGAGAACAAGGCCACTCTGGCCCAGACTCAGGCAGTCATCGCCAATTCTGCGGTCGCCATCAAGGTCATGGAGCCTCAGAAGAGGATCGAGGAGTGTATCTCCATAGCCCGGGAGTCTCTCGAAAGCGGGAAGGCCCTCAAATGTTTCAGGAAATTCGTTGAAATCAACCGATGA
- a CDS encoding phosphoribosylanthranilate isomerase has translation MKNGKLIKVCGMTSGRNIRAVEKLGVDMIGMVFYPASPRFVSKEPDYLPDTAERVGVFVNAGEEAVLRCVVKYGLDMVQLHGAESPDFCARLSKRGVGVIKAFGIVSAADFGRVSQYEGTCRYFLFDTRSEAYGGSGRSFDWSLLENYKGSTRFLLSGGIGPDSAASLSAVDHPMLAGFDLNSRFESAPGVKNVRLIENFLNEI, from the coding sequence ATGAAAAATGGAAAGCTCATAAAGGTCTGCGGGATGACTTCGGGGCGGAATATCCGTGCCGTGGAAAAGCTCGGCGTCGATATGATAGGTATGGTTTTCTATCCTGCGTCTCCGAGATTCGTGTCCAAAGAACCTGATTATCTTCCGGATACTGCGGAGAGAGTCGGGGTCTTCGTGAATGCCGGCGAAGAGGCCGTCCTCAGATGTGTGGTCAAGTATGGACTCGACATGGTCCAGCTCCACGGCGCCGAGAGCCCGGATTTCTGTGCAAGACTCTCGAAACGTGGAGTAGGTGTGATCAAGGCCTTCGGAATAGTGTCTGCGGCCGATTTCGGGAGAGTCTCGCAGTATGAAGGCACATGCCGCTATTTCCTTTTCGATACACGTTCCGAGGCTTATGGCGGGTCCGGTCGCAGTTTTGACTGGTCGCTTCTGGAGAATTACAAGGGCAGTACGAGATTCCTGCTCAGCGGGGGTATCGGACCGGATTCTGCCGCTTCTCTTTCAGCCGTGGACCATCCTATGCTGGCGGGATTCGACCTTAACAGCAGGTTCGAATCGGCGCCCGGAGTAAAGAATGTAAGATTAATTGAAAATTTCCTGAATGAAATATGA